The DNA window TCACCGACATGTAGTTCCGCATGTTCTCCGCCACGGAATGCGCCCTCCTGGATTTGCAACCTCCGGACAATGGGCTGCCCCTCGGAGTTCCCATCGCCTGGATGGGTGGGCCCAATTTAGTCCGTCCCCCGTCCCGGCGCTGCCCTGGCTGGCCACCTGCCGGACGGGCCTGACTCAGAAGGCGTCATCCCCCAGGAGGAAGCGGCCCGTCTGCCACAGGCTGGTGATGTCGTGCACATCCAGGCCGAAGCGCGGCACCTGGATGAGCGGGATGCCGGGGCACGCGGCCTGGAGCTGGGCGATGCCGCGCCGGTCCTGCTCGGCGAGAATCTGCAGCTCGCGCAGTGTCTCCTCCACCTTCGCGCGGCGGTTGGGCGTCAGGGTGGACGCGGCCTGCCACATGGCCTCGGTGGGCAGGGGGTGGACGCGGTTGACGACCAGCGCCACCACCTCCATGCGGTGCTGCCTCAACAAGGTGTTGAAGTGGATGGCCTCATCCATGCGCTCGGAGTGGGGACTGGTCACCAGGACGAAGCCCGTGGTGGTGTCCTCCAGCAGCGCCCGCACGCCGCGAGCCCGCTCGCGGAATCCCTCGTTCATGCCCGACAGCGAGAGCATGAAGCTGGAGAGCTCCTGGAGCATCTCCGTGCCCGTGAACTTGGACAGCGCGCGCAGCACGTAGCCGCTGCGGTTGAACAGCGACAGGCCGAACTTGCCCGCCTTCAGCGCCGGGGCCAGGAGCCACTTCGCCGCCTCGTTGTCCAGGAAGTCCAGCACGCGGTTGGGCGCGTCCAGGAAGTCCAGCGCGTGCGCGGTGGGAGGCGTGTCCAGCACCACGAGCTCGTACTGGCCCTTGCGGCGCAGCTCCCACACCTTCTCCATGGCGATGTACTCCTGGCTGCCAGCCAGGGCCGTGGAGAGGGACTGATAGAAGCGGTTGGCG is part of the Myxococcus landrumus genome and encodes:
- a CDS encoding ArsA family ATPase, with translation MSTTALGPALAKKRVLICVGSGGVGKTTVAATLALRAAVDGRSSLVCTIDPAKRLANSLGLSALGNAETRVPASALEPLGVTARASLHAMMLDMKQTWDDLITRVAPPEQREKILANRFYQSLSTALAGSQEYIAMEKVWELRRKGQYELVVLDTPPTAHALDFLDAPNRVLDFLDNEAAKWLLAPALKAGKFGLSLFNRSGYVLRALSKFTGTEMLQELSSFMLSLSGMNEGFRERARGVRALLEDTTTGFVLVTSPHSERMDEAIHFNTLLRQHRMEVVALVVNRVHPLPTEAMWQAASTLTPNRRAKVEETLRELQILAEQDRRGIAQLQAACPGIPLIQVPRFGLDVHDITSLWQTGRFLLGDDAF